The Agromyces sp. LHK192 genome includes a window with the following:
- a CDS encoding DUF3105 domain-containing protein: protein MPTPPAGSPRLSAKQQRAADREAKLAEFRRQEARRKRNRRIAIGSGIVAIVAVVGLLVAAFVLAPKPATYSAGGSGAEIDGVETFDNASAHVQGAVDYPQTPPTGGEHNPVWLNCGVYTEPVPNENAVHSLEHGAVWVTYDPSLADAELEALRAKLPSTYVILSPFDGLPSPIVLSGWNTQLQVDDADDARIAEFLEEYWKSDLVPEPGALCTGGVDAPGRA from the coding sequence GTGCCCACACCCCCCGCCGGTTCCCCCCGTCTCTCCGCGAAGCAGCAGCGCGCGGCCGACCGCGAGGCCAAGCTCGCCGAGTTCCGCCGGCAGGAGGCGCGGCGCAAGCGGAATCGCCGGATCGCGATCGGATCGGGCATCGTCGCGATCGTCGCCGTGGTCGGCCTGCTCGTCGCGGCGTTCGTGCTCGCGCCGAAGCCCGCGACCTACTCGGCCGGCGGCTCGGGGGCGGAGATCGACGGGGTCGAGACCTTCGACAACGCCTCGGCCCACGTGCAGGGCGCCGTCGACTACCCCCAGACTCCGCCCACCGGCGGGGAGCACAACCCGGTGTGGCTGAACTGCGGCGTCTACACCGAGCCCGTCCCGAACGAGAACGCGGTCCACTCGCTCGAGCACGGCGCGGTGTGGGTCACCTACGACCCGTCGCTCGCCGACGCCGAGCTCGAGGCGCTGCGCGCGAAGCTGCCCTCGACCTACGTCATCCTGTCGCCGTTCGACGGGCTGCCGTCCCCGATCGTGCTCAGCGGCTGGAACACGCAGCTGCAGGTCGACGACGCCGACGACGCGCGCATCGCCGAGTTCCTCGAGGAGTACTGGAAGAGCGACCTCGTGCCCGAGCCCGGCGCGCTCTGCACCGGCGGCGTGGACGCCCCCGGCCGGGCATGA
- a CDS encoding sugar porter family MFS transporter: MVDEGDGRKAGSDGVDLAAKGSGLNAKVIALAVAGAVGGFLFGFDSSVVNGAVDAIEHQFELEAAVTGFAVASALLGCAVGAEVGGRLADRFGRIPVMMIGAILFLISAIGTGFAFGVVDLIIWRVVGGLGIGIASVVSPAYIAEISPRRARGRLASLQQLAIVFGIFTALLSDALFAAAAGGASEVFWWGLEAWRWMFLAGAVPAVVYGVVAILLPESPRYLLKVDKEDEARRILSQIQPTEVDRAIGEIRTSMHEDAQAAKVKGALRGPVLGLKGIVWIGILLSVFQQFVGINVIFYYSTTLWSAVGFDESDSFTISVITSITNIVVTFVAIALVDRVGRRPLLLVGSAGMTVSLATMAVAFANSVETDGAVSLPGAWGPIALVAANLFVVFFGFSWGPVVWVLLGEIFPGRIRGRALGLAAAAQWIANFLITVTFPPLSDFSLLFTYGMYAVFAALSFVFVLTKVPETNGMSLEESETLFPAKGSAKAGVAADRRGN; encoded by the coding sequence ATGGTCGACGAGGGTGACGGCCGAAAGGCCGGAAGTGATGGGGTGGACCTGGCCGCCAAGGGCAGTGGACTGAACGCGAAGGTCATCGCGCTCGCGGTCGCCGGCGCGGTCGGCGGATTCCTGTTCGGCTTCGACTCGTCCGTCGTGAACGGCGCGGTCGACGCGATCGAGCACCAGTTCGAACTCGAGGCCGCCGTGACCGGGTTCGCGGTCGCGAGCGCCCTCCTCGGCTGCGCGGTCGGCGCCGAGGTCGGCGGCCGCCTGGCCGATCGCTTCGGACGCATCCCGGTCATGATGATCGGTGCGATCCTCTTCCTCATCTCCGCGATCGGCACGGGTTTCGCGTTCGGCGTGGTCGACCTCATCATCTGGCGTGTCGTCGGCGGCCTCGGCATCGGCATCGCCTCGGTCGTCTCGCCCGCGTACATCGCCGAGATCTCGCCGAGGCGGGCGCGCGGTCGCCTCGCGTCGCTGCAGCAGCTCGCGATCGTCTTCGGCATCTTCACCGCCCTGCTCTCGGACGCGCTGTTCGCGGCCGCGGCGGGCGGGGCATCCGAGGTGTTCTGGTGGGGGCTCGAGGCCTGGCGCTGGATGTTCCTCGCGGGAGCGGTTCCGGCGGTCGTCTACGGCGTCGTCGCGATCCTGCTGCCCGAATCGCCGCGGTACCTGCTGAAGGTCGACAAGGAGGACGAGGCCAGGCGCATCCTGTCGCAGATCCAGCCGACCGAGGTCGATCGGGCGATCGGCGAGATCCGCACCTCGATGCACGAGGATGCGCAGGCGGCGAAGGTCAAGGGCGCGCTCCGGGGCCCGGTGCTCGGACTCAAGGGCATCGTCTGGATCGGCATCCTGCTGTCGGTGTTCCAGCAGTTCGTGGGCATCAACGTGATCTTCTACTACTCGACGACGCTGTGGAGCGCGGTCGGCTTCGACGAATCCGACTCGTTCACGATCAGCGTGATCACCTCGATCACGAACATCGTCGTGACGTTCGTCGCGATCGCGCTCGTCGACCGCGTCGGGCGTCGGCCACTGCTGCTCGTCGGCTCCGCCGGCATGACGGTGAGCCTCGCGACGATGGCCGTCGCGTTCGCGAACTCGGTCGAGACCGACGGTGCGGTCTCGCTGCCGGGTGCCTGGGGCCCGATCGCGCTGGTCGCCGCGAACCTCTTCGTCGTCTTCTTCGGATTCTCGTGGGGCCCGGTGGTGTGGGTGCTGCTCGGCGAGATCTTCCCCGGCCGGATCCGCGGACGTGCGCTCGGCCTTGCTGCCGCCGCGCAGTGGATCGCGAACTTCCTGATCACGGTCACGTTCCCGCCGCTCAGCGACTTCTCTCTGCTGTTCACGTACGGCATGTACGCGGTGTTCGCGGCGCTGTCGTTCGTGTTCGTGCTCACCAAGGTCCCGGAGACGAACGGCATGTCGCTCGAGGAGTCGGAGACGCTGTTCCCGGCGAAGGGTTCCGCGAAGGCGGGCGTCGCCGCCGATCGTCGCGGCAACTGA
- a CDS encoding cystathionine beta-synthase: MKYAASIVDLIGGTPLVKLNRVTQGVTDATVLVKLEYLNPGGSVKDRIAERMIEAAERDGLLGPGGTIVEPTSGNTGVGLALVAQQRGYRCIFVVPDKVGEEKRNVLTAYGAEVVVTSTAVAPDSPESYYGVSDRIVRETPGAFKPDQFANPNGPRSHYETTGPEIWADTDGRVTHFVAGVGTGGTITGTGRFLREVSGDRVRVIGADPEGSVYSGGTGRPYFVEGVGEDMWPQAYDPSVPNEVLAVSDRDAFEMTRRLASEEGLLVGGSSGMAVAAALRAAARPEVTADDVFVVLLPDGGRGYLNKIFNDKWMRAYGFGNAPEGHTIADVLGAKAGRTDPLVFVRPNDSVREAIDMMTETGVSQLVVLSAEPPVVLGEVRGSLNEEDLLDRVFAGDVQLTDKVSTVLGEPIPLIGLTEPVAAARAAFAEASALLVTDGGKAVGVITRSDLLTYLSN; this comes from the coding sequence ATGAAGTACGCAGCGTCCATCGTGGACCTCATCGGCGGCACCCCGCTCGTCAAGCTCAACCGGGTCACGCAGGGCGTGACGGATGCCACGGTGCTCGTGAAGCTCGAGTACCTCAACCCGGGCGGCTCCGTGAAGGACCGGATCGCCGAGCGCATGATCGAGGCGGCCGAGCGCGACGGGCTGCTCGGCCCCGGCGGCACGATCGTCGAGCCGACCAGCGGCAACACCGGCGTCGGGCTGGCGCTCGTCGCCCAGCAGCGCGGCTACCGCTGCATCTTCGTCGTGCCCGACAAGGTCGGCGAGGAGAAGCGCAACGTACTGACCGCGTACGGTGCCGAGGTGGTGGTCACCTCGACCGCGGTCGCGCCCGACAGCCCCGAGTCGTACTACGGCGTGTCCGACCGCATCGTCCGCGAGACCCCCGGTGCGTTCAAGCCCGACCAGTTCGCGAACCCGAACGGCCCGCGCTCGCACTACGAGACGACCGGCCCCGAGATCTGGGCCGACACCGACGGCCGCGTCACGCACTTCGTCGCGGGCGTCGGCACGGGCGGCACGATCACGGGCACCGGGCGGTTCCTGCGCGAGGTCTCCGGCGACCGCGTTCGGGTGATCGGCGCCGACCCCGAGGGCTCGGTCTACTCGGGCGGCACCGGTCGGCCGTACTTCGTCGAGGGCGTCGGCGAGGACATGTGGCCGCAGGCCTACGATCCGTCGGTGCCGAACGAGGTGCTCGCCGTCTCCGATCGGGACGCGTTCGAGATGACCCGGCGGCTCGCGAGCGAGGAGGGCCTGCTCGTCGGCGGATCGAGCGGGATGGCCGTCGCCGCGGCGCTGCGCGCGGCCGCCCGGCCCGAGGTGACCGCCGACGACGTGTTCGTCGTCCTGCTGCCCGACGGCGGCCGCGGGTACCTGAACAAGATCTTCAACGACAAGTGGATGCGGGCGTACGGCTTCGGCAACGCGCCCGAGGGGCACACCATCGCCGACGTGCTCGGCGCGAAGGCCGGGCGCACCGATCCGCTCGTCTTCGTCCGCCCGAACGACAGCGTGCGCGAGGCGATCGACATGATGACCGAGACCGGTGTCTCGCAACTCGTCGTGCTGTCCGCCGAGCCGCCCGTCGTACTGGGGGAGGTGCGGGGGTCGCTGAACGAGGAGGACCTGCTCGACCGGGTGTTCGCGGGCGACGTGCAGTTGACCGACAAGGTCAGCACGGTGCTGGGGGAACCGATCCCGCTCATCGGGCTCACCGAGCCGGTCGCTGCTGCGCGCGCCGCGTTCGCGGAGGCATCCGCCCTGCTCGTGACCGACGGCGGCAAGGCCGTCGGCGTCATCACGCGCAGCGACCTGCTCACCTACCTCTCCAACTGA